A stretch of DNA from Rattus rattus isolate New Zealand chromosome 1, Rrattus_CSIRO_v1, whole genome shotgun sequence:
TGGTCATGCCTAAGCCAGTGGCTGGCACACAGGAGCTATTCAGTGAGCAAGTTATCAATTGAGTGTCAACTGTATACCCACCCTATTCTGGACAAGAGCAGCTAGTAATGGCCTGTAGAGTCTATCCTGGCCAATGAGTGAGGCTGCTGTGGCTGGAGCAGAGAGGGTTCAGGGTTAGGGATGAGGGTGcagcacagagaggcagaaagtggaaggaaagcaggaagcagaTGGATGTGGCAGACAGGGCTTGAGGGCAGAGagtttgcctaacatgcacacCGAGCCGTGTGCGGCTCCATGTAAGCCACGAGGTGAAGGCAGGAGCTCATCTGTAGGTCAAGTCATCCTCAGAGAATAGTGAGTGGGACTGGGCTGGGCCAGGAAGGACACAAGAAAGCAATGGAACGGAGTCAATTACAGGGACAGGACAGGTGGACGAATATaggtgcaaaggccctggggtaggGAAAGTGCAGTttgtataaatatttgttgactaAGTGCATGCAGGCCTGGTGATCCCAGAAAGAATTGATTAACATGTGGGACAGtgggggatgtgggcaggtggctCCTTCTTCGCTCCTGCAGGGTCAGCAGTTGTCACTCTGCATGAGGGCATGAATTCCACACACCTGTGGTTGCCATGTTTCTCTGTCCCAGGAGCTGGCCACCCACCCAAGGACCCTGGGCTTTGTTGGGCACCCAACATCCGGTGACGCTAGACAGAAACAGTGGCTGTAAGTAGGGGAGAGGTCACACAGACTCAACACCCCCAGACTTTGCACTTTGCTCCCTggaaaaagcacaaaacacagaGATAGTGGTCATCCCGCCCTCCCTCTGCCACTGCCACTCACCATTGGTCTGTGATCCTGCCTGTCTCCTGGTCGACAGTGGGGAGCTGGGCTGGAAGCTGCTGGCCTGTATTTCAGCATCCTTCGGGAGGAGGAGACGTGGCAAAGGCTGCGGCAGGCAGTGACAGGGGCCTGAAACGAGGCTGCCATAGGCGCAGGACTCATGGATGGGGACATATCGACGGGAAAGGTGAGAGGCCATGGTGGAGACGCTGAGCTGGGGGGTCGAAGGCTGACAACCCCATAACACCGGCaggaaggctgaggctggagaggggagCACTGGGACCATAGAGCCTCCCAGGGACTTCAAGACAGGCTGATCCAGGCACCAGTGTCTTCTCTGGaatcagggtctctctgtagccctggctgtcctggaactctctctgtagaccaggctggcctcaaactcacagacatacgcctgcctctgcctcccgaatgctgggattaaaggtgtgagtcaccaagCCCAGCCTCCATACTTGTTTTTAcaaacacagatatttaagaATTTGACTACAGTGCGTATGAACCGAGGCCCAGCAGCCACACGGAACtctagatttgtttgttttgctcgttttttgttttgagacttgctagaccaggttggcttggaacttgccaccttcctgcgtctgcctcctgaTTTGATGGCCTTGTGCCACCATGGTTTTCAAAGACTCTCTTGTTATTCCGGCCCAACCTCAGCTACACTTTAGGCAGATTCACAGAGacccagcccaggggctggacaGAAGCCACATTTGGCCTAGAAGGAGCTGGGGTGCTGTGTGTACGGACGgagtctttctctctccttgatCCAGATGGCGTCCCCTGCCTGTGCCATGGCTCCCTTAGATAGCATGGAAGTCCTTGACCTCCTGTTCGACCGGCAGGATGGCATCCTGAGAAATGTAGACCTGGCCGAGAGCTGGATCCTCACCAGAGAGGAACAGGTGAGGGTCCCCCGGGAGATTTCCAGCCATAGCCAGGGTGGGGCACAGGATACGCCACTGAACTGGGTAGCCTCTAAGCATCACACATCTGTTTAACCAACCTTTCAATATGCAGCTAGATACTCCGTGTAATGGATGTCGGGGGTGGGAGGGAGTCAGAGGGAGGGTCTGGTGCTCATTACTCAGAGTCCCACGACGTCCACCTGAGTTCAAACTCAAACCCAGAGCACAGAGCTCCTGCTGGTCCCTTCCCCTGTTTGTCATTTAACTGCTGTTGCATCTCAGATGCTCAGGGAGAAAGGATAACTCCCTCCCTAtggcagcacagagagtcagggatTTTGCCCAGAGTCATGGTACTAATCTGAGGAAACCTGTGTCTGTCTTGCTCTCTCCGCCGCTCTTCTAGAAAGTTCTACCAAATTCTGACTCTGATGAATTCCTAAATTCCATCCTGGGACCTGGAGACTCTGACCCCAGCTCCCCAATATGGTCCCCGGCTGACAGTGACAGCGGCATCTCTGAGGATCTACCTTCCGATTCCCAGGACACCCCTCCTGGTAGTGGCACTGGATCTGCTAACATTGCAGCCAGGTGTCATCCAAGCAAGCAAGGCGAGGGGCCCTGCCCCTCCTACCTTCCCAGCACAGCATGCCCTGAGCCTCCAAGGACACAAGTCCATGAGTCCTCGGTGGCCATTGACCTGGGTAAGTACTGGGGGTGGGAGACACAGTACGGCTGGGGACCTTGGGAGAGGAGCCCACCAACTCAGTCCTAAGACACAAGTATCCTCAGATGGCTCAGACAACAGACAGCCAGGGTACAAAGCCAGAGGGTGGCCTGAATCTGGGTTCCTCCAACTGTGACTAActcagtaggtgctcaataaaagCTGGGGAGATTCCGGAGCCCTGGCACAGGTACAGATTCTGCCCGAGAAGGACAGCTTATCAGAGGCCACCTCACAGATCAATAATGATTTACTTCAGGGACATCGATCAGCACCCCTAGCTAGGCAGAGCCTCGGCTAAAGATACAGGGACCTAGGACTAGGACGGCCTCTGGCTAGGCTCCACCCCTGACCCCGCCCCCAGCCCTGTATGAAGATCTGCAAGGTGAGCATTCATCCGTTGGTGAGCTGATAGAGTTCAGGCTCAGAGCAGGGAAGCCTCTTTCTTAAGGTCACATAGCTCTACACACTCTTGTGCTGTTAAAGCAAGCATACTGTGTCCTGGCCACCAAGAGGTACAGGTCACAAATGATACAAACCCCCTAGTCCTGTATTGCTGGGTGACAGCCACTCAATACCCTACTAGCCGTGAGTCCCTTACAGAACCCTGTGCCTTTTTAGTCCCATGGCACAGACTCTCAAGCAAGGATGAGTAtagcagaggggaaactgaggcacagggacaCATTCCCTTCCACTCAcccaccttcagtcccagccctggggaggcagaagcaagtgtctgagtttgagccagcctggtctacagattgaggtccaggcagccaggaccacacagagagaccctgtgttaaaGTGATAGGGAAAGGGCGGGTACTTTTGAAGCTGTGAGAACTTGTTGGAGCTGGCCACTAAGACTGAACTGCctggcttcctctctgtccccttcctcACCTGGCCAGACATGTGGAATACAGACACCCTGTACCCGGAGGAGCAGGCTGGCTCGCCCTCCCGCTTCAACCTCACTGTGAAGGAATTGCTGCTGTCTGGTGGTGGCGGGGACTTGGTAGGCATCCCCATGTCTCCCGGTTGTCTCAGGTCCTGGATGTCAGGAAGAACCTTCCATGTCTGCCTTGCATGGCCTGGGACAAGAGGCACAGAGAGGACCTGGGGTGCATCTTGGCCCCAGACAGTGCATCCGAACTGCCCTGGGCTGGCAAGAGCTCTctggtaaagagagagagagagagagagagagagagagagagagagagagagagagagagagagagagagagagagagagagagagagagagagagagagagagagagacagagagagacagagagagagagagagacagagagagacagagacagagagagacagagattggggggcagagagggaggcggGGAAGGTGGTATGGTCGGCCAGCTGGGTGGTTCGACTGTGAGATCCCAGAATGGAAGCTGAGGGGAAGCGAGTGCCACTGATAAAGACTCAAAGACCAGTCCAGGACGCTACCTGCCAGGGGAGAGGATTAAGACAGAGGCTACTGGAAGAAGGGGTAGCATTCACCTTATTTAGGTGTTGAAGAGACAGGACCACTGTGCCTGTCAATCAAGCAATATGCATCACCCTGAGCCCTGCTCTCACCCCAAGCCCcgccctcattttattttttggagactTGTGTTTTGCTAAATTCCCCCGGTGGGTCTTGAACCTGAGTTCCTGCATCTCAGTAGTTCAAAGTGCTTGGGTGATGGGACCTGTGTCCCTTCTCATGTCCCGTTCCCCTGTTTTAAGGTTTggagtctgtgtctctgtttaaagCCCCTTCATTTCCCATAGCAACAGCATCCCTTGGCcgcctcccagctgctgggacCTGGGAGTGGGCACTGCCAGGAGCTGGTACTGACAGAGGATGAGAAGAAGTTGCTGGCTAAAGAGGGGGTGACCCTTCCCACCCAGCTGCCCCTCACCAAGGTGCGTGAGCCCtggggtgtgtgcacacatgttaaCTGGAACCTACCTTGTGTGACTGGGTCTCATTTTATAGTCTGGGCTGTTCTCAAACTAATCCCCCACCTCCACTTCTCAAGTGCTTCGGGGACAGGCATGTGCCTTGTGGCACTGGGGATGGGAAccactgtgtggtcctggctgtcctgacactcactctgtagaccaggctggcctcgaacacacagaggttctcctgcctctgtgtcccaagtgctgggattaaaggtgtgcatcaccactgtgGCACCAAGTGATGCTCTTATCAGGTTTTTTCCAGCCTTCATTTTATATTGCTGGCTACAGTGCTGTTCCTAGGTAGTGCCAGCCCGTGGTACCATGGCCTGAGACACAGCCAAGATGGTGACCATATATTTTCTCAGAGTGGTGTCTCCACCGTGGGCAAAGGAAAGTATCAGAGCTCTGAAGATTTCTAGAGATGGAGCAAGGAtgtagggagaggggagggcgTGCAGAGAACTCTCCCAGCATGCAAGAGGCCCTGTGCTCCCAATCCACAGCACCACAGAAACCTGGCGgaatggcacatgcctgtcaccccagcactcaggagggaaaggcagaagcatcaggagttcaggaacatccttggctacatatgagtttgaggctagcctgggctacataagatcctgtcCCATGCAAAGAAACATCTTTGGttgggtgtggggttggggacagcagaggctgacaacaTGTTCCCTCTTCTGCAGTATGAGGAACGGGTGTTGAAAAAAATCCGCAGAAAGATCCGGAACAAACAGTCAGCTcaagaaagcaggaagaagaaaaaagaatacatcGATGGTTTGGAGAACCGGTAAGGTGGGCGGGCCACGAGCCGTACATTCCTAACAGAAGCCGAGGCAGAGATAGTCAACATTTTTGCAGCCTAACAGAATTGGGGTTGATGACCCACTAGGGGACACATTGTCTCCCCCCACAGCTAGGGATAGCCCACGCATTGATTTACTTGTGTGGGTGTGGACACACATGCGCCACCATGCACCTGTGGAAACTGGAGGGAAACCTATGGCCGTTGGCGCCCTCCTTCTCCTGTGGGGTTTATGGGAGTCAGACTTGGTGACGGGCATCTTTGCCATctgtgcccactgagccatctctcaggccttCAGTGGTTCTGAGTCCTGCAGGGAAACGACTGATCAAGGGAAGGCTGTGTGATCTGCACAGCTCTCTGTGGGGTCTGTCCTTGCCTTTATGACACTGGCAGAAAACATCAGCCCATCCTCAGGGAGTCCTCAGAGCACAGGAGGGGTGCCATGCGTGGCAGGATCTCCCCCGATCCCACCCCTGGTCAGCTGCAGAGATGACTGCTAACAAATGATGCACTGCTAGACACGTGGACCTCAGGTCAGCTCTGGCACTTGTGCACTGAAGCAACAATGGCCCGGCCCTGCCAACGCTCCAGAAACTGAGGCCTCGGGGATCCCTCGGGGCTCATTGGTGGGCGAGTGTAAAGCTGACTTGGTGACTCCAGGGTCAGTGAGGGATGCTAGGATCAAAAGAATAAggctcggggctggagagatggctcagtggttaagagcactgactgctcttccagaggtcctgagttcaattcccagcaaccacatggtggctcacaaccatctgtaacggattctggtgtatctgaagacaactacaatgtactcatatacattaaataaataaaatatttaaaaaaaaaaaagaataaggctCACGGGTTacaggcacttgctgctctctcaCAGGGACCCACGTTGGATTCCAAGCATTGGTGGTTCACAGCTGCTGGGTTGCCAGTTGCAAGGAATCTAACTCCCACTTCTGCTGTGGTTACCTGGGCGCGTGCgcacgtgcgcacgcgcgcacacacacacacacacacacacacacacacacacacacctgtgcatggggctggagagacagcacagtGGTTTCACCACCAGGACCTGGGTTgactttccagcacccacagagtggcttacaactgcttgtaactccagcttcatggTATCTATCGCCACCCTCTGGCCACCACGGGTATTGTAtgcacctgtgtatgtgtatgtgtgcatgtgtgcacttgctCTGTCACACACAAACGGGccaatacccatacacacacccatagagAAAAATCTAAACATGGTGgccaacacctttaatcccagcactggagagtcagaggaaagaggatctctgtgaactctAGACCAGACAGGGTATTATAGAGACACGacaacaaatttttttttttttttggttctttttttcggagctggggatcgaacccagggccttgtgcttcctaggcaagcgctctacctctgagctaaattcccaaccccgacaacaaatattttttaaaaagaggagagagattaACAGAGGCACTTAGTGTCACCTCCCCTCCgccacaggcaagcacacaccaCAGAACACACAAACAACTGTTATAGATGCAGTGTGGCCTCAGGTTGTCACTTGCTCTTTCTAGATTTGGGTTCCCTGTGTATAAAGCAGGAGGCGTCCATGGGACTGGTGGGTGACAGACATGTTCTCAGTGTCACTGGGTCCTTGTCCCTACAGGATGTCAGCGTGTACCGCCCAGAACCAGGAGCTGCAGAGGAAGGTCTTGCacttagaaaagcaaaatttgtgagtgtgtgttgatGGGGGCTTGTGGGCAGGACTAGGGTTTTCTCAAGGAGGAACAAAATGATAGTGATGGCTATAAGATTTAAGCAATTAGTCCTCTGCCTGTCAGAGGGCATTTGGATTTGGGGCTTTGACAACTGTGTGAGGGTTGGCTAGAGAGAAAATGGCATATACGGAGTCTTTGGGCTGAGTGAGGACCAGCTGCAGACATATCTGTGGAAACAATGTCCTTGGTACAGAGGGTACAgcctgtgcaaaggccctggggcaggaTCAGAGgggctgagaggcagagaggaaggagagaggcagagagtatGTCTTAGGAAAGTTGGAGCCTGCACACCATCAAGGCTCAGGGTTCTGGAAAGGGCCAGGAAGCAAGATGAAGACTCCAAGGATTCAACCTGGATGTTTCCCTGCAAGGTCTCTTCTGGAGCAGCTCAAACACCTGCAGGCTCTTGTGGTCCAGTCAACCAGCAAGCCCGCCCATGCAGGCACCTGCATAGCGGTGAGTCTTGCCTGCAGGCACTCTTGGGGACCCCAAGACTAGTGGAGTCCTTGGTCTAAGTCGAATGAGagtcgagtgtgtgtgtgtgtgtgtgtgtgtgtgtgtgtgtgtgtgtgttgttgtgtgtgtgttttggatcttttttttcggagctggggaccgaacccagggccttgcgcttcctaggcaagcgctctaccactgagctaaatccccaaccccgtgtgtgtgttttaatagcAAAGCCTTGTAGCCTGGGTTTTCATTAtaaatcccaggaggcagaagcagggggattgcttcaagttacaGGTCAGCCTGGCTACAAAGCAAGGCTGTTCCAATAACCAACTTGTATAtctgaaaagttttaaataaaataagaagtctCATCCACCTCCTGAGACCCACCCTGCAATAGCGGGACACTGGTTTCCCTGTCTGTGAGCTCAAGGTGCtcacagggaaggggaatggtggGGTGACCCAACACCATCTTTGGCAGGTCCTTCTGCTGTCCTTCGTCCTGATCATCCTCCCTTCCATCAGCCCTTTTACCGCCAACAAAGTCGACAGCCCTGGCGACTTCGTTCCAGTGCGAGGTAGGCAGTGCCAGCCTTCTGATTCCCAGGGTGAGGATGGGGTGCAGCGGGCAGGGCACTGGTCTGCCATGCAGGGCCCtggcttccattcccagcaccatagATACCATGTGTGATGGTGCAGGCCTCTCATCCAGCACTGGGAATTACTTCAGAGCTGTCCTTGGCTATATAGGACAGtttgggctacgtgagacccctGACCaaaaatgtgaacacacacatgcacaccacacacatccccacacccatgcatgcacgcacgtgcacacacacaccacacgcatccccacacccatgcatgcacgcacgtgcacacgcacacacagcctCTCCAAAGTCCACAGCACACCAGGAGACTTGACGCCGATGGCTCAGAGTAGAGACACTTGCCAACACGCAAGTTGGAGTCGAAGCTTCATGTACATAAGATGGCAGAGAACAGGGTGTTGCCAGTCTTCTGACCCACATGGCAGTGTGTGGCACCCCCAAACCCATAGTGCATACAATGTGTCACACAACCCGGGGGACAGTCCCCACTATGCCCTGCCCACCTAGGGCAGGTGAGACTCTACATAGCTCAGGCTCTGCCTCATGTCTGCCTCTTCTGACTCCCTAGTTCTCTCCAGTGTTTTCCAGAACCCTGCACAACCATGCTGCATCCCGCGTGGCTCCCGACGTCACCCCAGGACCCGAGGTCCCAGGACCCTGGCCTGACGTTGGCACACCCCACAAAGGCTCTTCTGGCGGCCTCAGTGCAGACTGGGGGAATTTTCTAGAAATTCCAATGTTGGACGACCCGACAGAAGAGTTAGACAACACCACCCTGGTGCTGGCCAACTCCACAGAGGACCTGGGACGGGCCACTCTGCTGGACTGGGTGGCTTCAGAACCACTGCTTGGCCAGATGGGGCTGGAGATACCAGGGGAGGAGATATGGCTGTCCTGGGTACCGAGGTGGCTCAGGGTCCGTGTGGTGCAAGACGCTTTGGGGGTGCTATGACAGGGAGCAGCAGGCCGACAGACAGCCCTGGGAACTCACAGCCTCCTTGAGAAGCTGACCCCCATATCAGTGCAAGTGGGGTTTCCAGGTACAAGAACATGAAGACCCTGGTGTAGAACAAGAATCAGAGCCCTTTACCCAGACAGACACTTAACACATGAACCCTAAGCCCAACCATAGAACGCCTACTCTGCCCTGACCACTAGGACGACGCTGAGCCTACGGGGACCTGGGCTTCCCAACAGCAAGGTCCAGCCCACGAGCTTCCGTCGTCCTCTTGGAGAGAGGTCTTActctggtagaccaggctggcctcaaatcctgAGCTagctctacctgcctgtgtctcgactgctgggatta
This window harbors:
- the Creb3l3 gene encoding cyclic AMP-responsive element-binding protein 3-like protein 3; protein product: MDGDISTGKMASPACAMAPLDSMEVLDLLFDRQDGILRNVDLAESWILTREEQKVLPNSDSDEFLNSILGPGDSDPSSPIWSPADSDSGISEDLPSDSQDTPPGSGTGSANIAARCHPSKQGEGPCPSYLPSTACPEPPRTQVHESSVAIDLDMWNTDTLYPEEQAGSPSRFNLTVKELLLSGGGGDLQQHPLAASQLLGPGSGHCQELVLTEDEKKLLAKEGVTLPTQLPLTKYEERVLKKIRRKIRNKQSAQESRKKKKEYIDGLENRMSACTAQNQELQRKVLHLEKQNLSLLEQLKHLQALVVQSTSKPAHAGTCIAVLLLSFVLIILPSISPFTANKVDSPGDFVPVRVFSRTLHNHAASRVAPDVTPGPEVPGPWPDVGTPHKGSSGGLSADWGNFLEIPMLDDPTEELDNTTLVLANSTEDLGRATLLDWVASEPLLGQMGLEIPGEEIWLSWVPRWLRVRVVQDALGVL